The following are encoded in a window of Roseivirga misakiensis genomic DNA:
- a CDS encoding HlyD family secretion protein produces the protein MLNLSDNKNQEIQHQESVLFKTLGSPRSGRKVARILISVTFLFFILLFFPWQQNIRGNGKLTAFNPAQRPQSVETAIAGRIESWKVREGQFVKRGDTILTLSEIKDKFFDPELLDRTKERLEAKTSSIESKKDKVTSLEGQITSLRELLVFKKELAENKLKQAKLKLKIDSVDYETEKIQYANQESIFRRNQKREEAGILSLTKLQESESKYEEARNKINSAENKLADSRQEVMNAKVNIDAVQSELLDKINKAESDRNNTQAEIYDGEGDLAKLRNELANLTIRNDQYQLTAPQDGFLVKTMKAGIGETIKEGESVAQIMPENPDLAVEMYVKAMDVPLIGEDRKVRIQFDGWPALQFSGWPNVSVGTFGGVVRVIDRVNSTGGLYRILVTPDPEDEPWPEQLRIGSGTKGWVMLDNVAVWYEIWRQLNGFPPSLYEAPKDTKGKVENTEEKK, from the coding sequence ATGTTGAATCTATCAGATAACAAAAATCAAGAGATACAGCATCAGGAAAGTGTGTTGTTCAAAACGCTAGGCTCACCCAGATCGGGGCGTAAAGTGGCTAGGATATTGATATCCGTGACATTTTTATTCTTCATATTACTGTTCTTTCCTTGGCAGCAAAACATTCGAGGAAATGGTAAGCTCACCGCTTTTAATCCAGCGCAGAGACCACAGTCTGTCGAAACGGCTATTGCAGGTCGAATCGAAAGTTGGAAAGTTCGAGAAGGACAGTTTGTCAAAAGAGGAGATACTATTCTTACCCTTTCAGAGATCAAAGACAAATTTTTTGACCCTGAATTATTAGACAGGACCAAAGAAAGACTAGAGGCAAAAACTTCAAGTATTGAATCGAAGAAAGACAAAGTAACCTCATTAGAAGGTCAAATCACGTCATTGCGAGAGCTCTTAGTTTTTAAGAAAGAATTGGCTGAGAATAAGCTCAAACAAGCCAAATTAAAATTAAAAATAGACAGCGTAGACTACGAGACTGAGAAGATTCAGTATGCCAACCAAGAAAGCATATTCCGACGAAACCAAAAAAGGGAGGAAGCTGGAATTCTTTCTTTGACTAAACTACAGGAGTCGGAGTCCAAGTATGAGGAGGCTAGGAATAAAATCAATAGTGCAGAAAACAAGTTGGCTGATAGTCGACAAGAAGTAATGAACGCAAAAGTTAACATCGATGCGGTTCAATCTGAACTCTTGGATAAAATCAACAAGGCTGAATCAGATAGAAACAACACGCAAGCCGAAATTTACGATGGTGAGGGTGACTTAGCGAAATTGAGAAATGAGTTGGCCAACCTTACCATAAGAAACGATCAGTACCAACTTACGGCACCGCAAGATGGTTTTTTAGTGAAAACGATGAAGGCTGGTATTGGTGAAACAATAAAAGAAGGGGAGTCCGTGGCGCAGATTATGCCAGAAAACCCAGATTTGGCGGTGGAAATGTATGTAAAGGCTATGGATGTTCCGCTTATCGGAGAGGATAGGAAAGTGAGAATTCAATTTGATGGATGGCCTGCACTTCAGTTTTCAGGCTGGCCAAATGTTTCGGTAGGTACTTTTGGTGGAGTAGTGAGAGTTATCGACCGTGTAAATAGCACTGGAGGTCTTTACAGGATTTTGGTAACGCCGGATCCTGAGGATGAGCCTTGGCCAGAGCAATTACGTATCGGGTCTGGAACCAAAGGTTGGGTAATGTTAGATAATGTAGCGGTATGGTATGAAATCTGGCGTCAACTCAATGGCTTCCCACCGAGCTTATATGAAGCACCTAAGGATACCAAGGGTAAGGTTGAAAACACTGAAGAAAAGAAGTGA
- a CDS encoding TolC family protein, producing MKRLPIFLSLLTLFTLVTSAAHAQDFKVKSLDQLIEANAADTARVMPLESFIGLVLRNHPVVKQADLLPENAKQEIRLARGAFDPKLEASWDVKNFDDKDYYDFVNTTLKIPTWIPIDPKFSFDRNFGEFVNAENSIPEPDNFRQVTAGISLPIGRGLLIDQRRATVKQAEVFSKISDAERLKMINKVLLSASKDYWEWYFAFYNYLLIEESLSISETIYNLVKQNFEFGDVAAIDTVRAATSLVQRQVDRQTALVNFQRAGLILSNYIWSADESPLVLQDDMVPQLDLTTNLLTTDIPLDSLVATALENHPELVKTSLKLEQLDIDRRLAKENLKPTLDLNYNLINSPINAQGDFVDIRLRNNYKFGVNFGIPLFLRKERSKLRQTQIKIKQTGYELNLQEREIVNEIQASYFELETTQQALVSQNESVDLFKRIFELELLNLDLGENDLFKINFQLDKLLEAQTKLIKMRTDMEKARVILYWSAGLPYLNFNKDSPR from the coding sequence ATGAAGAGGCTTCCTATTTTTTTATCGCTTTTGACGCTTTTCACATTGGTGACCAGTGCTGCTCATGCGCAGGATTTCAAAGTAAAGTCCTTGGATCAATTAATCGAGGCCAATGCTGCGGATACGGCACGAGTAATGCCTTTGGAATCATTTATCGGTTTGGTGCTTAGAAACCATCCAGTGGTAAAACAAGCCGATCTCTTGCCTGAAAATGCGAAGCAGGAAATTCGATTGGCACGTGGTGCTTTTGATCCAAAACTAGAAGCTAGTTGGGATGTTAAGAACTTCGACGATAAGGACTACTATGATTTTGTCAACACTACGCTGAAGATACCTACTTGGATACCGATAGATCCGAAGTTTTCGTTTGATAGAAATTTTGGAGAATTTGTCAATGCCGAAAATTCAATTCCTGAGCCCGATAACTTTAGACAAGTAACGGCTGGAATCAGTTTGCCAATTGGTAGAGGCTTATTGATTGATCAACGACGAGCGACAGTAAAACAAGCAGAAGTGTTTAGCAAAATCAGCGATGCGGAGCGTTTGAAAATGATCAATAAAGTGCTACTGTCCGCTTCAAAGGATTATTGGGAGTGGTACTTTGCTTTTTACAACTATCTCTTGATCGAAGAGAGTTTGTCCATTTCAGAAACTATATATAATCTGGTTAAACAAAACTTTGAATTTGGGGATGTTGCGGCAATTGATACTGTTCGAGCAGCTACGTCCTTAGTTCAACGCCAAGTGGATAGGCAAACTGCACTTGTCAATTTTCAAAGAGCGGGCCTTATATTGTCGAACTATATCTGGTCGGCCGACGAGTCGCCACTGGTTCTACAGGATGACATGGTGCCACAACTTGATTTAACGACCAACCTGCTGACCACAGATATTCCTTTGGATAGTTTAGTAGCCACGGCACTAGAAAATCATCCGGAATTAGTGAAAACTAGTCTTAAGTTGGAACAGCTGGATATAGATAGGCGATTGGCCAAAGAGAATTTGAAGCCGACACTGGATTTGAATTACAACCTCATCAATTCTCCTATCAACGCACAAGGGGATTTTGTGGATATTCGACTCAGAAATAACTACAAGTTTGGAGTCAATTTTGGCATTCCACTGTTTTTGAGGAAAGAACGATCAAAACTGAGACAGACTCAAATCAAGATTAAGCAAACGGGTTATGAGTTGAATTTGCAAGAGCGGGAGATTGTGAATGAAATCCAAGCTTCATATTTCGAACTAGAAACCACGCAACAGGCTTTGGTTAGTCAGAATGAGTCAGTCGATTTATTTAAGCGCATCTTTGAGTTAGAACTGCTTAATCTTGATCTTGGAGAAAATGATCTCTTCAAAATCAATTTCCAATTAGATAAACTGCTTGAAGCTCAAACTAAGCTGATAAAGATGAGAACGGACATGGAGAAAGCGAGAGTGATTCTATATTGGTCGGCTGGGCTTCCTTATCTCAATTTCAACAAGGATAGTCCTAGATAG